One window from the genome of Salvia miltiorrhiza cultivar Shanhuang (shh) chromosome 7, IMPLAD_Smil_shh, whole genome shotgun sequence encodes:
- the LOC130993870 gene encoding BAG family molecular chaperone regulator 8, chloroplastic-like, with protein MDRIYRVPAPVRANRSITLRHLKDLASIKSSLGFLKSSVSQKTHFDYDAVYRKAANLLLKLDAIQGGNPMIRNERISLSREVYKFLDFIEGACVQRRIVKQNLRSRVSICERKLGNVESGWSKRVNVEKLRGLVERIDRLIEELDEAEQCEEIENPKGELLMRKSGGGGGLVKQGGGVGPKVKKNVSFAENG; from the exons ATGGATCGGATCTACAGAGTGCCAGCTCCAGTTAGGGCGAATCG ATCAATAACCCTCCGCCACCTCAAAGACTTAGCTTCGATCAAGTCGAGTCTCGGATTTCTCAAATCCTCAGTCTCTCAAAAAACCCACTTCGATTACGACGCCGTTTATCGTAAAGCTGCGAACTTGCTCCTCAAACTCGACGCCATTCAG GGTGGCAACCCCATGATTAGAAATGAGAGAATTTCTTTGAGCAGAGAGGTATATAAATTCTTGGATTTTATTGAAGGCGCTTGTGTGCAGAGGAGGATTGTGAAGCAGAATTTGAGATCTAGGGTTTCCATTTGTGAGAGGAAATTAGGCAATGTTGAATCCGGGTGGTCGAAGAGGGTTAATGTGGAGAAATTAAGGGGTTTGGTGGAAAGAATTGATAGGTTAATCGAGGAGCTCGATGAGGCGGAGCAATGTGAGGAAATTGAAAACCCTAAGGGTGAATTGCTCATGAGAaagagtggtggtggtggtggtttggTGAAGCAAGGCGGTGGGGTTGGGCCGAAGGTGAAGAAAAATGTGAGCTTTGCAGAGAATGGGTGA